The Chitinophagales bacterium genome window below encodes:
- a CDS encoding FAD-dependent monooxygenase — MEAKKNISIVGAGLVGSMWACFMAKKGHNVNVFERRGDMRVKEVDAGKSINLALSTRGWQALKELGMEAELKKIAIPMKGRMIHQEDGTQDFQPYGKEGQAIYSISRGELNKALMNRADEDSNSVFHFDYKCEHVDFEHKTLKFSTHDGEIRTISSDYIFGADGAFSAVRYDMQRTHNFNYSQQFLEHGYKELCIPPNADGTHKLEKNALHIWPRKSFMLIALPNLDGSFTVTLFLQFKGKESFETLDEDHEIIPFFEKYFPTALQHIPDLIKDYKENPTGSLVTVKCSPWHYKYACLLGDAAHAVVPFYGQGMNAGFQDCYVLNSLLDKYSDKKWEDVFEIFSEEHAKNGQAIADLAVRNFIEMRDDTADDHFLQRKKLELNLMNTYPDLYKSQYQMVTFTTEPYYDALTKGDEQTAFAEQLLNEFPNKEDWNNNAFDKKVKSFFGV; from the coding sequence ATGGAAGCTAAGAAAAACATAAGTATAGTTGGTGCCGGGCTGGTAGGCTCTATGTGGGCATGCTTTATGGCAAAAAAAGGACATAATGTTAATGTTTTTGAACGCAGGGGAGATATGCGAGTTAAAGAAGTAGATGCCGGAAAATCTATAAACTTGGCATTAAGCACCAGAGGGTGGCAGGCTCTTAAAGAATTGGGCATGGAAGCAGAACTTAAAAAAATAGCCATACCTATGAAAGGGCGAATGATACATCAAGAAGATGGCACGCAAGATTTTCAGCCTTATGGAAAAGAAGGGCAAGCTATTTATTCTATTTCGCGTGGCGAACTAAACAAAGCTCTTATGAATAGAGCAGATGAAGACAGCAATAGTGTTTTTCATTTTGATTATAAATGTGAACATGTAGATTTTGAACATAAAACACTTAAATTTTCAACTCATGATGGAGAAATAAGAACCATAAGTTCAGATTATATTTTTGGAGCAGATGGTGCTTTTTCGGCAGTGAGATACGATATGCAACGAACGCATAATTTTAATTATAGTCAGCAGTTTTTAGAGCACGGATATAAAGAATTATGCATTCCTCCAAATGCCGATGGCACGCATAAACTGGAAAAAAATGCTTTGCATATTTGGCCCCGAAAAAGTTTTATGCTCATAGCTTTACCTAATTTAGACGGTAGTTTTACCGTTACTTTATTTTTGCAATTTAAAGGAAAAGAGAGTTTTGAAACTTTAGATGAAGACCATGAAATAATTCCGTTTTTTGAAAAATATTTTCCTACAGCACTACAACACATCCCCGATTTAATAAAAGATTATAAAGAAAATCCAACGGGTTCTTTGGTTACCGTAAAATGTTCGCCATGGCATTATAAGTATGCCTGCTTGCTGGGCGATGCTGCTCATGCTGTAGTGCCTTTTTATGGGCAAGGCATGAATGCCGGTTTTCAAGATTGTTATGTTTTAAATAGCTTATTAGATAAATATAGTGATAAAAAATGGGAAGATGTATTTGAAATTTTTTCTGAAGAGCATGCTAAAAACGGGCAAGCCATAGCTGATTTAGCAGTAAGAAATTTTATAGAAATGCGTGATGACACCGCAGACGACCATTTTTTGCAAAGAAAAAAATTAGAACTGAATTTAATGAATACTTATCCCGATTTGTATAAATCGCAGTACCAAATGGTAACATTTACTACAGAGCCATATTATGATGCACTAACAAAAGGAGATGAGCAAACCGCTTTTGCAGAGCAGTTGCTAAATGAGTTTCCCAATAAAGAAGATTGGAACAATAATGCTTTTGATAAAAAAGTAAAATCGTTTTTTGGTGTTTAA